DNA sequence from the Nocardia fluminea genome:
CGTCCGTTCTCGATCATGCCGATCACACCGGCGAGTTGGCCGTGTGCGCGGCGCAGACGGTTGAGTACCAATGCGATGCTGTCTTCGTCGCCGATCATTGCGGTCTCCTGAGGGTGTGTGATGGTGGTAGTCGTTCCAGATTACCCCCGGGGGCATCGGTTCGGTGTGTGCAGTCGGTCATGAAAGAACGAGGGTGTCGACAAGTACATAGCCCGCGACGGCGAACACCAGGTAGGCGAACCACGTGCGCAGCTTGTCGGTGTCGATGCGTGTGCTCAGTTTTCCGGCGACCAGCGAGCCTGCGATCGCAGCACCGGCGAACGCCGCTTTCAGTGGCCAGTTCCCGCCGAGCCCGTCGGCCTGAGCGATCAGTCCGGCGGCGGAGTTGGCGACGATGACCACCAGCGACGTTCCGACAGCGACACTCATCTCGATTCCCAGCAACAGCACCAGAGCGGGGATGATCAGAAATCCTCCGCCGACGCCGAACAGTCCGGTGAGGACACCGACCCCGAACCCGGTCGGTATGGACCGTGGTGCGCATCGCCGCCAATCGATCCCGGAACTTCCTGTCTTGCAAGCGGTTCCGACATCGTCGGTGCTGCGCAGCATCCGCGCCCCGGCGATGATCATGACGATCGCGAAGCCGATCATCACTGCGGCCTCGGGCAGATGCCTGCCCAGGACGCTGCCGACCAGCGTGCCGACGATACCGGTGGCCGCGAAGATCGCCGCCAGTCGCCATTCGACGAGCTTCGCCCGCACCTTGGGGATGGCCCCGGTCGCCGAGGCGACACCGATCACCAGCAACGATGTCGGTATCGCCTCCGACAGGTCCATTCCCAGGGCGTAGACGAGAACCGGGACGGCGAGGATCGACCCGCCGCCTCCGAGGAGACCGAGCAGGATGCCGACGGCGACGCCGAGGACCAGTGCCAGCGTCAGGGTCATCAGCTGTGGGCTGCGTCCTGGCCACCGAGTGCGTCGATGGCGGCCTGGAGCTTGGTGGTGGCCTCGGCCGCGACGTCGGACAGTGCTGGCTCGCCGGTCGCTTGGACCATGATGTCGGGGTTCATCGCTTCGACAATGACCGATCCGGAAGCGGAGGTGTCGGCGCGGACGACGACATTGCACGGCAACAGCAAGCCGATCTGGCGCATGACCCCGACGGCGCGGTGCGCGAGGGACGGATTGCAGGCACCGAGGATCAGATACTGCTCCATGTCCTCGCCGAGCTTGGCCTTCAACGTGGCCTGCATGTCGATTTCGGTGAGAACACCGAAGCCCTGATCTGCGAGGGAGGCTTTGACGGCGTCGACTGCGGTGTCGAAGTCGGTGTCGGTCAGAGTGGTCGAGAGTGCGATGTTCATAAGGGAAGTTCCTTTCGGTCGTCGAACTGCGGTGATCTGGGCCTACCCGATTCGGGGCTGGCGAATACTCGGCACGCCCACCCTGGTGAGAAGCGCGCTGGCCGGGCACCAGCCGACCGCTGCGTAAAGGGCGAGGTTCGCGGCAGCGAACGCGCTGAGCAGTCGCCACTGCGGTGCGTGGAGTTCGCCGAGGGCCAGGCCGGTGGCGGTGACGCCGGCGGCGAGGGCGGGGACGATACGTTCGATCGGCCAGCCCGCGAACGCGGACGAGCGAGTGGTGTTCGGATCGATCATGATTGCTCCGTTCGGGTTGTAAGGGTGGTCAGTGCGAGAAGCTGATCGACGGCAGCACCTTGCACAACCAGGCCGGCGACCACCATGCGGCGCGTCCGGTCAGACGCAGCAGGACCGGCAGCAGGATCAGCCTGATCAGGAAGGCGTCGAGCAGCACTGCGACACCGAGGATGATGCCCATTTCTTTCGGTGGGAGCGGATCGGAGAGTGCGAAGGTGAAGAACACGGCGACCATCACCGCGGCGGCGGCAAAGATGACCCGGCCGGAGTGCGCGAGCCCGTCGACCTGAGCGGCTTTCGGGTCCCCGGTCTTCTCGTAGTGCTCTTTTGCAGTGGCGAGGAGGAACACGGTGTAGTCCATGGCGATTGCGAAGATCATCGCGAAGAAGAACACCGGCCCCCAACCGTCGAGGAAGCCTTGCGGGGTGAAGCCGAGCAGTGACGCACCGTGCCCGTCCTGGAAGATCAGCTTCGCGACACCGAACGCTGCGGCGGTCGAGAGCAGACTGACTGCGGTGCCGAGTATCGCGATCAGCGGTGCCTGCAGAGCCACGAGCAACAGAACGAAACCGAGCGCCAGAATGATGCCGATCACCAGCGGAAGGTAGTCGTTCAAGGCCTGCTGCAGATCGAGATTCTCCGCCGGGGCACCGCCGACCAACGCCGACTCCGGAAGTTCGGCGCGCAGGTCCCCGAGGATGGTGCCCATTCTCTCGTCCGAGGGGTCCACAGCGGGAAGTGCCTGTAGCAGTGAGTAATTCGAGCCGTCGGCGGCAGGCTGGGGCGGAGTGACCATCGAGATCCCGTCGACGGTACTGGCTGCCGTGGCGGTCGCGGCGGCATCCGCGGAGGGGACGACGATCTGCAGTGCGCCGGGTGCGCCGGCACCGAACTGGGCCTGGACGAGCTCGTAACCCTGGCGAACCGGTGCGTCTTCGGGGACGACGGCGATCGAGGGCATCGCCACTTTCAGTCCGAGGACCGGAAGGGCCAGCGCAATGAGGATGCCGACGGAGACCAGAGCGAACGGCCAGGGGTGCTTGTGGAGCAGTTCACCCCAGGCTGCGAATTTCGGGGAGCGGTGCTGCTGGCGCTTGGCGTAGGGCAGGGAGGCGGCGTTGACCTTGGAACCGAGTGCACCCAGGGTTGCGGGGAGCAGGGTCATGGTGGCGATCAGCACGAAGGTCACGGCGAGCATGATGCCGACGGCCATGGTGCGCACCGCCGGTGCGGGAACGAGCAGGACGGCCGAGAGGCTCACCAAGACCGTCAGACCGGACAGGACCACGGCTTTGCCTGCGGTGTCCATGGTTTCGGCGACCGCGGCACGTGGATCGGCGTTGCGCAGTGCGTCGCGGAACCTGGCGACGATGAACAGGGCGTAGTCGATTCCGAGGGCGAGGGCGAACATCATCGCGAAGTTCATCGCCCACACCGAGATCGGCGTGACGCCGTTGAGCAGAACGAGTCCGCCTGCGGATGCGACCAGGCCGGCAACGGTGAGTAGCAGCGGCAATCCCGCGGCGACGAGGGAGCCGAACGCGAGCACCATGATCGCCAAAGTGACCGGCCAGGAGAACAATTCGGCCTGAATCATGGCGTCGTGGTTGGCCTTGTTGAAGTCCGACCACAGTGCGGAGGATCCGGTCGGGTAGACCTCGATGCCGTCGCCGGAGAGTTCGGTCAGCTCGCCCTTCACCTCGTCGACGGCCTTGACCATGTCGTCGGTACTCGCGTTTGCGCCGGCGATCAAGATGCCGGTGTGACCGTCGGGACTGATCGTCATGCCCGGCTGGGGGGCGATGACCTCACCGAAGCGAGTGTCACCGTCGAATACGGCCGCGACGTCGGTGAGTGTCTGCTGCATCGCTGCGTCTTCGATCGTGGCGGTGTCGGAGTGAACGACCACCTGCACTGCTGCAGAGGAATTGCCGCCGAAATGCTGCTGGGCGAGCTCGCGGACCTGGACGGATTCGGAACCGTTGGCCTGCCAGCCGGCCCCGGCCAAGGATGAGAACACCGATGGCGCAGCCGATCCCAGTGCAACGAGGGCGATCAGCCAGATGCCGAACACCCACCGGCGGCGGGCGACCATCGTGCTTCCCAGGCGGCCTAGTGCGCCGGGTGCCGGTGGCCGATGGCGGTCGTGGCGGCCGGTGGCCGCCGCGGTAGCGGGCTTGGTCACAATTGCTTCTCCTAATACGGGTGGGGGTATTCAGAAGTGTTGAAGACGCCCAGAGATTCCTGCGAAATGCAGTGGAGTGCTGTTGGGGTGGGGGTCAGCGACGAAACAGGGAACGAAAGAAGTTGTCGCGTGTAGCTGGGGCGGGTGTCTCCATGGAGCAGGAGCACCGCTGCGACCGCGGAACGTTCTTCATGACGCTGTCGACATGTCGACCGCAGCCAGCCCAGGTGGTCTTACCGCATGCCGGGCACGGGACGGGGTAGCACATGGCGGTCCTTTCTGGCGGGTACATCACTACTGTGACACATACCTAGGGGGGTATGCAAGTACCCGTGGGGGTATGAGGGAAGGGTGGGCCGGAGCCGATCGGTAGACGGCAGTGGTTTTGCCGGATCCAACGCGAGGCTGTGCTGGCGGCCGCAGAAGGCGTTTGATGGTCGCCAGTCTGCGAATGCGGTTGTCCCTCAGGGGTTGATGCTCCACCCACGCGCGAGTTGCGCCGCTATCGTCCGCGAGTTTCTGTGAACCCGCGCAGTTGCATCCCGTTTCCATTCGCCTGTCGGCGAGACTGCGTCGGCGACCGAGCCCGGTGACCGCGCTGTGCTGAAGACTCAGACGTTTCCATTCGCCTGTCGGCGAGACTGCGTCGGCGACGAAGCCGGTCTGGTGCAGGTGGCAGATAACGTTTCCATTCGCCTGTCGGCGAGACTGCGTCGGCGACGCTCGTTCTGATGGGGATTGCCCCGCCGGAGTTGGTTTCCATTCGCCTGTCGGCGAGACTGCGTCGGCGACATGAGGGCGGAGACAAGAATCTGTAGCAACACCGTTTCCATTCGCCTGTCGGCGAGACTGCGTCGGCGACCCTACCTACTATTCACCCCCTCTGACCTGTATCTTTGAGAACTCCCTACACAGACCTCCCCAAATGTGTTGTAGAGCAGGTCTCGACGCTGGCCTAAAACCCCATTTCTGCTGGTAGCACGCTTGCACAGACCTCGGGCCTCCGAAGTCCTCGCCCACCACCCTGATGTGATCCACCCCACCAGTCTATGGCCTGTGGGCCATATCCCGCAGCGACCAGCCCCGTCGAGCAAGGCGCCTACCGCTCCTCGCGGACCGCTGCAGTTTGCACATTGTGAGACCGGCGCCAAGCTCCACACCTGGGCACTCGACCCTTTGCAGCCCACAAAGCGCATCCTTGCGTATGGCAGCCACCTACGGATGCGGTTGCCGCCACGGGCCTATCTCATCGAGTCTGCGCTCTTGAAGTATCACCGCTGGTCATGGTGCCGACGGTACCGGCCGATCCGCGTCCGATTGCCATTTAATTGCCATTTAATTGTCATGAATTCGGCTGACGTGGGTCAAGTCCAAATGCGTGGTGTAACGAGATGATCCCCGCGTGACGACGTCCACGTTTGGCGGTTCTGGTGACAACGGCGGTCTGTCTCGCTCGTGGTCGGTCGGGCAGCGACGGAGCGGATAGCAGTGGCTGACCGATAGCACATGGATGGGCGCGTCGTGGCGCGGTCAGTCGTCTGTGAGGTGTGGTGGGTTCCATACCGGGGGATGGACACGGCGAAGGGGTGGCACCGCAATGTATGAGTGGTGCCACCCCTTCGACCTGCTCTGTACCGCCAACGCTAACCGGAGCGGCGGCGTCCAATTTCGGCCAGTGCGGGGCCGAGTTTGTCGCCGATCAGCGCTGTCACGTCAGCGTGTGGCTGATGGCGTCGCACATAGGATTTGCGCAGTACCCGGGAGGTGTTGCCGAGTTGGTCGGCGACTTTGGTCGCGTCGAGTCCGGCCGAGATGCCCTCGGTGCCGAGGTGTTTGCGCAAGCTGTGGGGCGTGACTCCCTCGGGTAGCCCGAGTGCGGCGGCCAGTCGCCGCCAGCGTCGGCTCATGCTCTTGAGATTGCGGGGTCCGCCGTCGTCGAGATCGAAGAACAACAAGTCCTGCGGCCAGTCCGCATCGTCGGGGCGGGGCGGCAATGCCAACCTGGTCTTCTTCAACCGCTTGATCCGGACGCGCACCATGTCGAGCACCACCTGGGGCAGCTGGACGGGCTTGGTGATGAACTTGGCCTGGTTCAGATCCTCTTCGGCGTGGTCGGCTGTGTAATCGGTCCACACCTGGGCCGAGCCGTCGCGGGCACGGACCGCGCCGCGCGGAGTGACGATCCCGGTATCGAAATCGATGTCGGACTCACACACCCCCAGTGTCTGACCGAGACGCCAACCGGTCGCCGCGACGAACAGCACCCAGTCGGCCATGTCGTAGGTGTCGCAATACTGGGCGACGGTCGGCACCCGCACTTTCCGCGCCGTTTTGCACATCCGGGTTTCGAGCGTGGGGC
Encoded proteins:
- a CDS encoding sulfite exporter TauE/SafE family protein is translated as MTLTLALVLGVAVGILLGLLGGGGSILAVPVLVYALGMDLSEAIPTSLLVIGVASATGAIPKVRAKLVEWRLAAIFAATGIVGTLVGSVLGRHLPEAAVMIGFAIVMIIAGARMLRSTDDVGTACKTGSSGIDWRRCAPRSIPTGFGVGVLTGLFGVGGGFLIIPALVLLLGIEMSVAVGTSLVVIVANSAAGLIAQADGLGGNWPLKAAFAGAAIAGSLVAGKLSTRIDTDKLRTWFAYLVFAVAGYVLVDTLVLS
- a CDS encoding DUF302 domain-containing protein, with the translated sequence MNIALSTTLTDTDFDTAVDAVKASLADQGFGVLTEIDMQATLKAKLGEDMEQYLILGACNPSLAHRAVGVMRQIGLLLPCNVVVRADTSASGSVIVEAMNPDIMVQATGEPALSDVAAEATTKLQAAIDALGGQDAAHS
- a CDS encoding YgaP-like transmembrane domain produces the protein MIDPNTTRSSAFAGWPIERIVPALAAGVTATGLALGELHAPQWRLLSAFAAANLALYAAVGWCPASALLTRVGVPSIRQPRIG
- a CDS encoding MMPL family transporter; translated protein: MVARRRWVFGIWLIALVALGSAAPSVFSSLAGAGWQANGSESVQVRELAQQHFGGNSSAAVQVVVHSDTATIEDAAMQQTLTDVAAVFDGDTRFGEVIAPQPGMTISPDGHTGILIAGANASTDDMVKAVDEVKGELTELSGDGIEVYPTGSSALWSDFNKANHDAMIQAELFSWPVTLAIMVLAFGSLVAAGLPLLLTVAGLVASAGGLVLLNGVTPISVWAMNFAMMFALALGIDYALFIVARFRDALRNADPRAAVAETMDTAGKAVVLSGLTVLVSLSAVLLVPAPAVRTMAVGIMLAVTFVLIATMTLLPATLGALGSKVNAASLPYAKRQQHRSPKFAAWGELLHKHPWPFALVSVGILIALALPVLGLKVAMPSIAVVPEDAPVRQGYELVQAQFGAGAPGALQIVVPSADAAATATAASTVDGISMVTPPQPAADGSNYSLLQALPAVDPSDERMGTILGDLRAELPESALVGGAPAENLDLQQALNDYLPLVIGIILALGFVLLLVALQAPLIAILGTAVSLLSTAAAFGVAKLIFQDGHGASLLGFTPQGFLDGWGPVFFFAMIFAIAMDYTVFLLATAKEHYEKTGDPKAAQVDGLAHSGRVIFAAAAVMVAVFFTFALSDPLPPKEMGIILGVAVLLDAFLIRLILLPVLLRLTGRAAWWSPAWLCKVLPSISFSH
- a CDS encoding site-specific integrase, producing MEQNKRGRPGLDPGTVPEPNLKPHPGQPGVWTASGRPRDWNGNYRRITRSSPPDTDSRGRTKPDRTGERARRAFLDAAQEWIDSSVTLAGALNKRSTLSQLWAAYKGDLRKRGRLEETIYNYEPMMRDTVIPKYGHREIATINTAVIEDMLDYVGRERGGSAPRILKENILSGMFRFGIRVGALPSGNPVREALLQKPSNFSRRRGGAAFVDSATVERLLIGVYTSTAPCPTLETRMCKTARKVRVPTVAQYCDTYDMADWVLFVAATGWRLGQTLGVCESDIDFDTGIVTPRGAVRARDGSAQVWTDYTADHAEEDLNQAKFITKPVQLPQVVLDMVRVRIKRLKKTRLALPPRPDDADWPQDLLFFDLDDGGPRNLKSMSRRWRRLAAALGLPEGVTPHSLRKHLGTEGISAGLDATKVADQLGNTSRVLRKSYVRRHQPHADVTALIGDKLGPALAEIGRRRSG